Proteins encoded in a region of the Clostridium butyricum genome:
- a CDS encoding acyltransferase family protein, with product MVIEKRNNYWDIVKGLGIILVVLGHSGCPNKFAIITLNYYHMALFFFVAGFFYKDKNSNNVFLYIGKKMMGLWLPMIKYIVAFILLHNIFLKLNIYSTIQNEHMIYPTVYYSVIDTLTYCFNTIFQGNYPVEMAGAMWFVLPLIVSMSMFCLISHSAIVLNFKDKKKYIWISVIIVIFAIIGFYFSYKSWKFAWRVDIALFSLPIIYFGYLYNKTDTNKSNWYLIIIAIAIIIFFYKREYMISYVEAKLGNPIKFILVSLSGIYLNLAVAKSLNKIKYINKAIALVGRESFNIMALHFLSFKFVNLLDVIISNKPIYYIAKYPYSNEKLWLVYLLAGLIIPILYIKVYRYIKIIIVNKVHEIKNT from the coding sequence ATGGTTATAGAAAAGAGAAATAATTATTGGGATATTGTCAAGGGTTTAGGAATTATTTTAGTAGTATTAGGACATTCAGGTTGCCCTAATAAGTTTGCAATTATAACACTAAATTATTATCATATGGCTTTATTTTTTTTTGTAGCAGGTTTTTTTTATAAGGATAAAAATTCAAATAATGTATTCCTATATATAGGTAAAAAAATGATGGGATTATGGTTACCTATGATTAAATACATAGTAGCTTTTATATTATTACATAATATATTTTTAAAATTAAATATATATAGTACTATTCAAAATGAACATATGATCTATCCCACTGTTTATTATAGTGTAATTGATACATTAACTTACTGCTTTAATACAATATTCCAAGGAAATTATCCAGTAGAAATGGCTGGGGCTATGTGGTTTGTATTACCATTGATAGTTAGTATGAGCATGTTCTGTTTAATATCTCATAGTGCTATTGTACTTAACTTTAAGGATAAGAAAAAGTATATATGGATTAGCGTAATTATTGTTATTTTTGCTATAATAGGTTTTTATTTTTCATATAAGTCATGGAAATTTGCATGGCGAGTAGATATTGCACTATTTTCATTACCAATTATTTATTTTGGATATTTATATAATAAAACTGATACCAATAAATCAAATTGGTATTTAATAATCATAGCAATAGCAATCATTATATTTTTTTATAAAAGAGAATATATGATTAGTTATGTTGAAGCTAAATTGGGAAATCCTATAAAATTTATATTAGTTTCATTATCAGGAATATATTTGAATTTAGCTGTCGCAAAATCTTTGAATAAAATTAAATACATAAATAAAGCTATAGCGTTGGTAGGAAGAGAATCATTTAATATAATGGCATTGCATTTTTTAAGTTTTAAATTTGTTAATTTATTAGATGTAATAATAAGCAATAAACCTATATATTATATAGCAAAATATCCATATTCAAATGAAAAGTTATGGTTAGTTTATCTATTAGCAGGTTTAATAATACCTATATTATATATAAAAGTATATAGATATATTAAAATAATAATAGTAAATAAAGTTCATGAAATAAAAAATACATAA
- a CDS encoding NAD(P)-dependent oxidoreductase: protein MKKSLVGYTGFVGSNLANSFKFDNLYNSKNIEEAYGTNPDLLVYSGVPAEKFLANNNPEKDMEIIQNAFENIKKINPKRIVLISTIDVYKSPINVDEDTKIDTEGLLPYGYNRYQLETMVEENFDNHLIVRLPGLYGQNIKKNFIYDFINFIPSLLNEQKYRELISKDGYIKDYYLKQENGFYKCIDVNAEEKANLKTYFEKTGFSALNFTDSRSIFQFYNLSYLWQHINIALDNGIQKLNLATEPVSIEELYKYLKGTQFINEVAKEPFSYDYKTKHSKIFNREDEYIFNKKFILDDIRKYVNSSEGNNKNGFY from the coding sequence ATGAAAAAAAGTTTAGTAGGGTATACAGGTTTTGTGGGATCAAATTTAGCTAATAGCTTTAAATTTGATAACTTATACAATTCAAAAAACATAGAAGAAGCATATGGGACTAATCCAGATTTATTAGTTTATTCAGGGGTTCCAGCTGAAAAGTTTTTAGCAAATAATAACCCAGAAAAAGACATGGAAATAATACAAAATGCTTTTGAAAATATAAAAAAAATTAATCCTAAGAGAATAGTTCTTATATCAACAATTGATGTATATAAAAGTCCAATTAATGTTGATGAAGATACTAAAATTGATACAGAAGGTTTATTACCATATGGATATAATAGATATCAACTTGAAACAATGGTAGAAGAAAACTTTGATAATCATTTAATTGTTCGTTTACCAGGATTATATGGACAAAATATTAAAAAGAATTTTATATATGATTTTATTAACTTTATTCCTAGTCTTTTAAATGAACAAAAATACAGAGAGTTAATTAGTAAAGATGGGTATATTAAAGACTATTATTTAAAACAAGAAAATGGATTTTACAAATGTATAGATGTGAATGCTGAAGAAAAAGCTAATTTAAAAACATACTTTGAGAAGACTGGTTTTTCAGCTCTTAACTTTACAGATAGTAGAAGTATTTTTCAATTTTATAATCTTTCATACTTATGGCAACATATTAATATTGCTTTAGACAATGGAATTCAAAAATTAAATTTAGCAACAGAACCAGTTTCTATAGAAGAACTTTACAAGTATTTAAAGGGGACTCAATTCATCAATGAAGTTGCAAAAGAACCTTTTAGTTATGATTATAAAACAAAACACTCCAAAATTTTTAATAGGGAAGATGAATATATATTCAATAAAAAATTTATATTAGATGATATAAGGAAATATGTTAATAGTAGTGAAGGAAATAATAAAAATGGATTCTATTAA
- a CDS encoding IS110 family transposase, translated as MNNALTTTLFIGIDVSSRTNYVFALDFFGKKLLSFQVKNNLPGSEQMVSKICSCLKENNLTHLTVAMESTSFYSWHLANTLSSHEALVWFKPKVYCLNPRVIAAYKKSFVDMDKTDPKDAFVIADFARVGKITTSPWSGAEYIALQRLTRCRLHIIENISREKSYILSNIFLKFSELAVLDKNETPFSNIFGATSEAVLTDYMSAEDIANTSIENLITFLIDKSKNRFSNPEATAEILQRAARDSYRLDKALYDPLNATIAASLNCIKALEKEVKSLDKAIEKAVKGFGNHQYQCLMSIPGIGPVFAAGIIAELGDITKFSNQACVAKYAGLTWRKKQSGNFTADNTFLTKTGNKYLRYYLLEASASVIRHIDEYSAYYQKKSDEALVHKHKRALALTSRKLVRLIFALLRNNQLYTSNEVVEKATI; from the coding sequence ATGAATAACGCTTTAACAACTACCTTATTCATTGGTATAGATGTTAGTTCTCGAACTAATTACGTCTTTGCCCTAGATTTCTTTGGCAAAAAATTATTATCATTTCAAGTTAAAAACAACCTTCCAGGTTCGGAGCAAATGGTATCTAAAATTTGTTCTTGCCTAAAAGAAAATAATCTTACACATCTAACAGTCGCCATGGAATCAACCTCATTCTATAGCTGGCATTTAGCGAATACATTATCATCTCATGAGGCATTAGTTTGGTTTAAACCTAAAGTTTACTGCCTTAACCCACGTGTTATTGCAGCATATAAGAAATCTTTTGTTGACATGGATAAGACTGATCCAAAGGATGCTTTTGTCATTGCAGATTTTGCGCGAGTTGGCAAAATAACTACTTCTCCATGGAGTGGTGCTGAATACATAGCTTTACAAAGACTTACTAGATGCAGACTTCATATAATTGAAAATATAAGCCGTGAAAAGTCTTATATTTTATCAAATATTTTTCTAAAATTTAGCGAGTTAGCTGTATTAGATAAAAATGAAACTCCATTTTCAAATATATTTGGAGCAACTTCAGAAGCTGTATTAACAGATTATATGTCTGCTGAAGACATTGCTAACACAAGCATTGAAAATCTTATTACTTTTCTTATTGATAAAAGTAAAAATAGATTTTCAAACCCCGAAGCTACAGCTGAAATACTTCAAAGAGCTGCAAGAGACTCTTATAGGCTTGATAAAGCCTTATATGATCCTTTAAATGCAACTATTGCAGCTTCACTAAACTGTATAAAAGCTTTAGAAAAAGAAGTTAAATCTTTAGATAAAGCTATCGAAAAAGCCGTTAAAGGCTTCGGTAACCATCAGTACCAATGCTTAATGTCTATTCCTGGGATTGGTCCAGTATTTGCGGCTGGAATAATTGCTGAACTTGGTGATATAACCAAATTTAGCAATCAAGCTTGCGTAGCAAAATATGCTGGTCTAACTTGGCGTAAGAAGCAATCAGGCAATTTTACTGCTGACAACACCTTCTTGACCAAAACCGGTAATAAGTATTTAAGATATTACTTATTAGAAGCTTCCGCTAGCGTCATTAGGCATATTGATGAATATTCTGCTTATTATCAGAAAAAATCTGATGAAGCATTAGTACATAAACATAAAAGAGCACTTGCACTAACTAGCCGAAAACTTGTAAGATTGATTTTTGCTTTGCTACGCAATAATCAACTTTATACCTCTAATGAGGTAGTTGAAAAAGCTACAATTTAA